The following DNA comes from Amycolatopsis albispora.
TACCGCCGGGCGTGGTCGGCGAGCTGTACGTCGCCGGCGTGGACGGCCTGGCCCGCGGCTACCTCGGACAGCCGGAGCTGACGGCGCAACGGTTCCTGCCGCATCCCTGCCCGGTGGTGCCGGGGGAGCGGCTGTACCGTACCGGCGACCTCGCCAGCCTGGACGACGACGGCCTGCTGCACTACGCCGGCCGGGCGGACAACCAGGCCAAGGTCAGGGGCGTGCGGGTGGAGCCCGGCGAGATCGAGGCGGTGCTGGACAGCCACCCGGCGGTCGAGCGGGCGGTGGTGGCGGTCCGGGAGGACGAGCCCGGCGTCAAGGAGATCGTGGCCTATCTGGTCGGGCCGGACGCCTTCATCCCCGAGGTTGCCGAGTACCTGGCCGGGTACTTGTCCCAGTATCTGCTGCCGGCGGTGTACGTGAAGCTGGATGCCCTGCCGCTGACCCCGTCCGGCAAGGTGGACCGGCAGGCACTGCCTGTTCCCACCATCCGGGACCGGGAGGCCCGGACCGGTGTCTCGGAGGTCACCTCGCTGATCGAGGCGGACGTCGCCGAGGTGTGGCGCGACCTGCTGCAGGTCAACCAGGTCGGTCGCAACCAGAGCTTCTTCTCCGTCGGCGGCACCTCCCTGTCGGCCCTGCAGATGCTGCACCGGATCAAGACCCGGTTCGGGGTATCGCTCACCGTCCGGCAGTTCTTCGACGCACCGACGATCGCGGGCGTGGCCGGGAACCTGGAGACGGCGCTGGCCGCCGAGGTGGCCACGATGTCCGACGACGACGTCGCCGAGCGGCTCGGCGACCGGTGAGGGGTAAGCCGATGACCACGTTGGACGCGAACAAACAGCGGCTGCTCATGAAGTTGCTGCGCGAGCGGGCCACCGCGGCCGAAGTGCCGCGCATCACCCCGGTGCCGCCGGGGACCGCCGTTCCGCTCAACCCGCCGCAGGCGGGGATCTGGTTCTCCTGCCGGCAGTACCCGGACAGCAGCGAGTACAGCATTCCGGACCTGCAGGTCATGGAGCGGGCGCTGGACCATTCGACACTGCGCGCTGCCACGGCGGAGCTGATGGCCCGGCACGACATCCTGCGAGTGCGGATGTTCGAGCGCGACGGTGTCCCGATGCAGCAGGACTGCGGCCCGATCGAGCCGCCGGTGACCTGGCACGACCTGCGGCACCTGCCGGCGGACGAGGCGGCGGCGCGCGCCACCGAGATCAGCAGCCGGGCCGCCGAGAGTCCGATCCCGCTCGACGAGCCGTGCTTCTTCACGATCATCGGATTCGCGTTGCCCGGCGAGCGCACCATGCTGGCGACCAACTTCCACCACCTGGTCGCCGACGGAATCTCCCGGGAGCAGGTCGTCCGGGAGCTGGGCGCGTTGCTGGCCGGCCGGACACTCGACCCGCCCCCGCCGGTTGGCTTTCTCGATTACGCGGCCTGGGAACGCGAGAACACCGACGAGGCGACGGTCCAGCGCGACCTGGCCTACTGGACCCACAATCTGACCGGTCACCTGCCGGTGCTGGACCTGCCGAGAGACCATCCCCGGCCGGCCCGAGCCAGCCGGGCCGCATCCACCGTGCCGGTCACGATTCCCGGTTCGTTGCTGACTCGGCTGCAGCGGCTGGCGGCGGACGACGGGGTCACCCTGTTCGTTGTCGTCCTGGCCGCGTACAAGCTGTTCCTGGCCCGGATGGCGGGGCAGCGGGAAATCCTCGTCGGCGTCCCGCTGGCCGGCCGGGACCATGAGGTCGCCGAGTCGATGGTGGGCTGCTTCGTGAGGTCGGTGCCGCTGCGCACCAACTTGTCCGGCGACCCGACGTTCCGCGAGGTCGTCCGCCGGGTGCACGAGGCCTTCCTGGAGGCCCACGACCATCAGGCCGTACCGTACGCCCGGGTGGTGGCCGAACTGGGGTTGCCCCGGCTGTCTGGGGTGCACCAGGTGTTCCAGACCATCATCACGCTGCAGCACCCGGTCGGCGGCTCGGGCTGGGCGGCCGAGAAGAGTGTGGCGCTGAATACGAACTCCATGCCGGTCGACCTGGCTCTGATCCTGCACCCGGACGGCGACGCGCTCGGCGGCATCATGTTGTACTCGGCCGACCTGTTCGACCGGGGCACCGCGCTCCGATCCGCAGGTGTCCTCGAGCATCTGCTGGCCGCGGCCGCCGAGCGGCCGGACGCGCGAGCGTTCGAGCTGCCGCTGCTGTCGCAGGCAGAGCGGGAGCGCGTGCTGCACGGGCTCAACCGGGACGTCCGGCCGGACATCGCGTACCGCACGCTGGCGCAGCCGTTCGAGGAGCAGGTCCGGCGCGCCCCGGACGCGATCGCGGTGCGCGGTGCCGAGGGCCGGTTCAGCTACGCCGAGTTGAACGCCCGGGCCAACCGGCTGGCGTGGTTCCTGCGCGACACCGGGGTCGGTCCGGGAAACGTCGTGGCGCTGTGCCTTTCCCCCGGGGTTGACCAGACGGTCGCGCTACTAGCCGCGGCCAAGGCCGGCGCCCCGTACGTAACGCTCGATCCGGAGGAGGGCCGGCTCGGGGCGATGCTGGACGGTGCCGCCCCGGCAGCGGTGATCGTTGACGGGTCGACGGCGGGCCGCGTGCCGGCAGGACCGTGGCAGGTGCACTCGTTTGCGGAGTCCGGCCGGTGGGCCGGGGTGCCCGCCGACGACCTGCCGGTCGAGGCAACTGGGTACGACCTGCTGTGCCTGCGCTACGCGGCGCACGCCACCGACCGGCCGGCCGCGATCGCCTACCCGGTCGAGGGGGCGCTGGCCGAGTTGGCGCAACTTCAGCACGACCATCCCCTCGGTGCCGGCGACGTAGCGCTCCTGGCGACGCCCGAGGACTGCTTCTGGCCGCTGTCGCAGGGCGCGACGGTCGCCTTGGCGCCGCCAGCGGTGCACCAGGACCCGCGGCGGCTGGCGGACCATGCGGAGGCGTACGGCGTCACGACGCTGTCGGTCGTGCCGTCGATGGTGCCGGACGTGGCCGGGTTCCCGGGCGACCTCGTCGCCGGCTACGGGCCGGCCGAGACCGGGCGGGTCACCGACCAAGGCCGGCCAGCCGGCCACCGTGCCCTCTACGTACTGGACGAGGCGCTGGCGCCGGTGCCGATCGGCGTGGTCGGTGAGCTCTACGTCGGCTGCGAGATCGGCCTCGCTCGCGGATACCACCGGCGGCCGGCGCTGACCGCGCACCGGTTCGTGGCTGACCCGTTCGCTGCCCCCGGCGCCCGCATGTTCCGCACCGGCGAGCTCTGCCGGCACCGGGAGGACGGCGTGCTGGAGCATCTTGGCCCGATCGACCGGCAGGTCCGGATCCACGGCCTGCGCGTCGAGCCGGCCGAGATCGAGGCGGCCTTCGCCGAGCAGGACGGCGTGCGGCGCGCCGTCGTGACCGCGGCGCCGGACGGCGGCCTCGCCGCCTTCGTGGTGCCGGACGGGGAACGTGAGCTGTCCGGGAGAAGGCTCGTCGACGGCGCCGCCGCGCGGCTGCCGGAGTACCTGATGCCGGCAACCGTCACGGTAGTGGAGGAGATCCCCCGGAGGGGCAGCGGCGAGATCGACGTGGCCGCGCTGCTCGACCTCCGGGACCGCGACACGGAAGCTGACCGCACCGACGCACCCGAGACCGAGCTGGAGGCGCGGCTGGCCGGGATTTTCTGCCGGGTCCTGCGCCGGGACTCGGTCTCGGTCACCGAGAGCTTCTTCACCATGGGTGGCCACTCGCTGCTGGTCTTCAAGCTGATCGAGGATTGCGCGAGCGAGTTCGGGCTGAAGCCGAGCGTCCTGGACGTGTTCACCGGCCCGACGGTCCGCGCGCTGGCGGCGACGCTGGGCGCGATGCGACCTGCAGGGGGCGTGGACCCGCTGGTGAGCCTGGTCGAGCACCCGGGCGCGCCGCTGGTGGTCTTCGTGCACGCCGCGAGCGGTTCGGTGCTGCCGTTCTACCAGGTGGCCAAGCGGCTCGGGCGGGAGTTCGCGGTGTACGCGCTTCAGTCGCCGCCGGAGGTTCCGCCGGCGTCGATCGAGGAGATCGCGGCCCGCTACGTGGAAGAGGTCGACGCGGTGCGCGGCGTCGCCCCGGTCGTGGTCGCCGGCTGGTCGATGGGCGGCGCCGTGGCGCTGGAGATGGCCCGCCGCTGGCTGCATCGCAACGAGCGGGTCGCCGCGACCCTCCTGCTGGACACCTGGGCGCCGCCCGCGTTCATGTCCGCGGCGGCGGACGCGGCCCGGGTCCGGGCTTCGGTCCTGGCGCTGGACGTGCTGCGCCTGGAGGGGGCCGACGCCACCCCGGCGACGCAGGCCGAGCTGGCCGAGACCGTCGAACGCAACCGCGCGGCGTTCCTCGACTACCGGCCGGAGTACTACCCGGCCGAGGTGGACCTCCTGCGCGCGAGCGACCCGCTGCCCGCCGACGCGCCGCCGTTCCCGGCGGGCTACCTGGACGGCGACCGCGGCTGGTCCGCCGTCGCCGCCGAGGTGACGACCGCCGAGATCAAGGGAAACCACCTGAGCCTCTTCGACCAGGAGCACGCCGACCAACTGGCGGCGGCGATCAGCGCCGCGATCGCCCGGCGGATGGGCTACGAGGAAATCTGAGCGCGCCCGGACGCGTTGGCCGCTCCACGCGAGGACCTGGCCACCCTGGAGGCCGAGCGACACGGCGCCCCGCTGACCTTCGTCCTGGCCGAGGCAGTCATCGAGTTCGCCGCCGACTTGCGCCGGGGACGTAAGCCCCGCACCGGATACGCCCGGACCACGGACGGTCTATCCGCGGCCGAGCTGACCGCCGAGCTGGTGGCGCACGACTTCCGCGGATGAGCCTCATCGGCGATGCCGGCGTGCTGTTCATTCATCAGCACGATGATCATGTTGAGCGAGCTGATGCCGCCCATGGGTTGGGTCGCGCGAGGATCTCGGCGAACCTCTGCCGGTAGTCGTCAGTGGCCATCGGACTCGACCTTCGGGAAGGGGAAGCCGTTGAGGTTCTCCCGGTACATCCGGTTATGCCCGTACTTGTCTTCGCCGGACACCATGACGCATCCGTGGTAGTCGAGGTCGATCGCGTCGCCGAACCCGCTGAGACGGTTGATGTGCTCGTAGACCCGCACGGACGGCGGGATGTAGCGGGACACCAACCCGACGCGCTTGTCGGCACTGACGTTCGGGTGCGAGCCGTGGACGCACTTGTCCAGGAAGATGACGAACTGGCCGGGCTTCAACTCCATGTCGACGATCTCGTGACTGTTCGGATCCCAGTCCTTGTCGAGCTTGAGCTCCGCGTAGTCGTAGCCGTTGTGGGACTTGTTCTCCACGTTGTAGGACTGCTTGTGGCTGCCGGGCAGGAAGCGCAGGCAGCCGTGCGCCTTGTCCGTCTCGGAGAAGGCCGTCCAGACGAACAGCTCCCGCGTGGCGGCCGTGGACTCCTCGGTGTAGCGCAGCGAGGGATACGAGCGGGTTTCCGACTCGTTGTACACAGTGAATGCCTCGACCTGGTGCCAGCCCGTTCCCGAGTCGCCGGGCTCTTTCTCGAAGATGTGCGTCTTCCAGCACATGATGTCGTTATCCATGAGGCTGCGAAGCTTGTGGACGATCGCCGGGTGGGCGATATGCCGGGACAGCGCTTCACAGTCGAGATGGCGGTCGTAGTTGATGATGGTCGAGTCGTGCGGCTTGTTCTCGGACGTGACCATATCGATCATGGCTTGGCTCCAGACCAGCGGAGCCTCGTCCTCGGCATAGAGGTCGAACGGCCCGAGGAACCCGTTCTCGTTGAAGGACTCCACCTGTTCGGCCGTCAGCCCTCGGATCGCCGGGTCGCTCGTGCTTTCCGCCACCTTGACCCCTTCATTCAATGAGGTACCTGCCAGCCGGACATGCCTGGAACGAGGAATGCGGGGCGGCCGCTGCCGATGGAGGCTACTGACACGCCAGTCGCGCCAACCGTAGGCGGCGCGGACGGACGGGTCTAGTCACTGAAACGGGCGTCTGCATCGGTGCGGGACGGATACGGGAGGCTGTCCAGATGACTGCTGAGTACACCCAAGGTGACCAGTTCCGTGGTGCCCGCATCCATCTGTGCGACCTCTCCGGCCTGGAGGTTCGTGATTGTGACGTCACCGGTTTGAAGATCGTGGACTGCTATGGGGGTGAGGTTTCCCTTGGTGGCGGTTTTGAGCGTGTTGTTGTCAATGACGTTGATGTGACCGCCTATGTTGAGGCTGAGCTGGATCGGTTGCATCCGAACCGGGTGCTGGCCCGTGAGGCCACGTCTGCCGCTGAATTCCGGGTTGCTTGGGATGCGATCGAGAGGCAGTGGGGGGAGACGATCGACCGTGCTGGGCGCTTACCGGAGGTGAAGCTGCATGAGCGGGTCGATGGTGAGTGGTCGTTTGTTGAGACGCAGCGGCATCTGCTGATGGCTGGTGATGCTTGGATCGGTAACGCTGTGCTGGAGGAGGATGCGCCGTATCATCCGTTGGGGCTTCCTGGTGGCGGGATGCCGGCTGAGGCATCGGCGAAGCTTCTCGGGCTCACTCTTGATGTGGTCCCGACGCTGGAGGAGGTGCTCGTGCCGCGGCTTGCTCGCATGGCCGCGGTGCGTCGGGTTGTCGACGAGCTCACCGAGGCTGAGTTGAATCGGGTGTGTGGTCGCAAGCCGGCCGATTCGTATCCGGACAAGGACTACGTCGTGCGCCGTTGCCTCAGCGTCGTGCTCAGGGAAGAGGCCGAGCATCACCGGTACGCGGTGCGCGACCTCACCGTGCTCGAGGCCGATACCCGAACCGAGTGAAAGCGCCCACCGAGCAGGAGCGCTGACCGGTCGGGCGACTTCCAGCCGCAATGCTGCTGCTACTCCCGGCCGCCAGATTCTGGTCGTCTGCCACAGCGAACCACATCCCATCGAACGCTGCCTGGAGTGGGTCAGCCGGTTCCGTCGGCTGGCCCGCCGCTTCCCACCACCGGATTCCTGCGCCTGGCATCCGCTCTGCCCGGTCAGAAGGGGCAGGCGGACACGGTGTCGTCCGGCGATCCGGCGGAGCCGCCCATCCCGGCCTCCCGCATCAGCCGGGCGATCGGCCAGCCGGCGCCGCTGGGATCCGCCTCGTAGCGGCGGATCACCGACTCCTGCACGTCCGCCGGCTGCTCCTGGCTGAGTTTGAACAGCGCCTCCGCCGACTCGATCGTCAGTCGGAAGGCACCGACTCCGTGCACGATCCGGCGGAAGTAGTCGACCGAGGAGGTCTGGTCCCAGCCCGCGCCGAAGCGATCCTCCAGGCGAGCGGCCGTCCACCGGACGACCTCGAGTGTCTCCTCCCGCCCGCGGATCAACCGTAGGCGGCCGCAGACGTGCACAGCCGCGAAGTTCCACGTCGGCGCGGACGGGTCGCCGGGGTAGACGGCCGGGGTGACGAAGCCGCCCGGCCCGTCGAACATCAGCCGGGCGTACGTGCCGTCCGTGAGCGCCTTCCAGTGCGGGTTGGCGCGGTTGAGGTGGCCGAGGATCTCGGTGCCGGCCAGCGGGCCGGACTCGGGTTCACCCGGCGCGACCAGGGCCGGCAGGCGGGTGGCCAGGGGAGCGGTCGTCCCGTTCGTGGTGAGCGTCGCGAGGGGGTGGCCGTCGATGATCCGGCGGTGCCAGTCCTCGTCCTTGATCCGGTAGTGGCTCGGTACGAACATGGCTACCGGCACACTCCGTAGGCCTGGCGGCCGCGCGGGCCGGTCGCGGCCCGAAGGAAGCCGGTATCCGGGTCGACACCGGCGGCGCAGACCTTGCCGAGGGTGGACGCCGGCACCACGTCGAGCCGGTGGCCCTTCCGCTCCAGGCCGGCGAGCACGTCGGGTCCGAGCGAGCGTTCCGCGACCAGCACGCCCGGCCGGGAGGCGCGCGGCGCGAACGACTGCGCGAAGTGGTCGATGTTGACGGCGGGGAGCTCGGTCGCGGCCTGCGGTTCCATCCCGAACTCCGCGATCGCGAGGAACACCTGGAGCGTCCACTGGTCCTGCTGGTCACCGCCCGGCGTGCCGAACGCCAGGAACGGCTCGCCGTCGCGCAGCACGATACTGGGGCTCAGCGTCGTGCGCGGACGCCGGCCGGGCGCCAGCGAGTTCGGGTGGCCGTCGACGAGCCAGGCGGTCTGGCCGCGGGTGCCGAGCGGGAAGCCGAGATCGGGGATCACCGGTGAGCTCTTGAGCCAGCCGCCGCTGGGCACGGCCACGGCCAGGTTTCCCCACCGGTCCGCGACCGCGACGGTGCAGGTGTTCCCGGCGCCGGCCTGCGGCGCCCCGGCGGTCACGGTGGGTATGCCGCTGCGCAGCTGGGTCATCCAGTCCGGCTCGTCGGCGCCCGGCTGCTCCGGTTTGGCCTGCGGGATCCAGGGCTGGCCGGGGCCGACCCGGCCGGGCTGGGGGTCGAGGGCCGCACGGTCGCCGATGGCCGAGCGCCGCCGCGCGGTGTACTCCGGCGCCAGGAGCTCGGCCATCGGCACCGGTGTGTGCGCCGGGTCCCCGTACCAGGCCTCGCGGTCGGCGAACGCGAGCTTAGCCGCCTCCGCGAGGGTGTGGACGTAGTCGACGGAGCCGAGCCCCATGCCGCGCAGGTCGCAGCCGGACAGGATCGCCAGCTGCTGGAGGAAGACCGGGCCCTGCGACCACGGCCCCGGCTTGTAGACGGTGAAGTCGCCGTACGGCAGCGCGCACGGTTCCTCGACGGCAGGCCGCCAGGCCGCCAGGTCGTCGCCGGTGAGCAGGCCACGGTGCCGGCCGCCGGTGGAGTCGAGCACCTCGGTGGTACGCGCGAAGCCGTCGATCGCGTCGGCGACGAAGCCCTCGTAGAAGGCCGCCCGGGCCGCCTCGAGCTGGGCCTCCCGGTCGGTCGACGCGGCCCGCGCCTCGCGCAGCAGCCGCTCGTAGGTGTCGGCCAGCGCGGCGTTGCGCATCCGGGCGCCGGCCGCCGGTACCGCGTCGTCGGGCAGGTAGGTGCGCGCGGACGCGGTCCACTCCGTCCGGAACAGCGGAGCCATCGCCGCGACCGTCGCCGCGGCGGCGGGCAGCAGCGGGTAGCCGCCGGAGGCGTACCCGATCGCCGGTTCCAGGACGGTGGCCAGTGGCATCGTGCCGAACTCGGCGAGCAGGCGCATCCAGGCGCCGAACGCGCCCGGCACGGTCGCGGGGAGCAGGCCCGCCGCGGGCATCTGCTCGATGCCGAGCGCCCCGAACCGCTCGATGGTCGTCGCCTGCGGCATCGGGCCCTGTCCGCAGATGATGCGCACCGTGCCGGCCGAGCGCGGGTAGACCGAGATCACGACGTCGCCGCCGGGCCCGTTCGAGTGCGGCTCGACCACCTGGAGGGCGAAGCCGGCGGCCGCCGCCGCGTCGAAGGCGTTGCCACCCCGGTCGAGGATGCCCATGCCGACGGCGGACGCTGACCAGTGCGTCGAGGCCACGGCGCCGAAGGTACCGGTGAGCTGGGGTCGCAGGACGGTCATCGTTGGGTTGACCCGGTGAGCAGCAGGCCAAGGCAATACGTGCCCGGTTCGGCCTTGCGGGTGACGAAGTGGTGCACCGTGCCGGCCGGGATGAAGAATGTCGCCGGCGAGGTCAGCGTGTGGTGGCGTCCGTCGGCGACCACCTCGATCACGCCACCGCCCGGATTCGGGGACAGCAGCAGATAGATCTCGGGACACTCGTGGGTATGCGGATCGGCCACCGGCTTTCCCACCTTGTCGCTGAGCTCGCCGCCGGCCAGCTCCAAGCACAGCCCGCCGTACATGTCGTCGGTCAGGTAGAACGGTGTGGGTGCGTGATGTCCGGGAATCTCGCGGAACAGCGGAAGATCCATTCGGGCGGCCGGGGCGGCGGCCGCGACCGCGGCGCTTGCGGAAGGGGCGTCCATGGGGTGTTCCTCCGGGTGCGGCCGCGCCGGCCGCGTCGAAGACGGATCAGGCTGGGGTCAGGTGGAAGATGAAGCTGAACGCGGGAAGTTCGATGAGCCGCTGATCAGCGAGACGCCAGCCGCTCTCATCGAGCACCGAGTACCACTCGTCGAGCGTGGGCAGGTACTGGTCCATGATCGCGTGCACGGTCTCGAAGCCGAGCGTGAACATCGGCAGGTCCGGGCCTTCCACGCCGACGGACCGACAGGTGTCGCCGAGGAGGAGGTTTCGTCCGTTGGGGAAGGTCTCTCGGAGCTTCTGCAGTGTCTTCACGCAGTTGTCCCGTGGCCAGAAGTCGTGCCCCATGAGGAAGCAGGTGACCAGTTCGGCGTCGGCGTACTCCGGCCTCGGCGACATGTTCAGCACATCATCCCGAAGCAGCGTGATCCGGTCCGTCAGGTTCGCATCGCGGACCGCCTCTCCCGCGACCGCCAACGCCCCCGGGGCGATATCGACCCCGATGGCCCGGATCGCGGGTCGCCGCTCGGCCAACATGATGATCCGGTCGCCGCTGCCACAGCCGAGATCGGCGACGGTCGTGTAGTCGATACCGTCGAGTAGATCCCGCAGCGGCGGGTCGAAGAAGTTGCGGGCGATGCTCCGGCAGGCCACGCTGATCGCCCGCGAATCGCGGCGCATCTGGCGGTCGGCGCGTTCATCGGTGCGAACCAGGGTGGTGAGATCGGTGAAGAGCTCACCACAGCCCCTGGTCAGCCAGTAGAAGAAGCCCCTGGTACGGAACGCCTCGTCGAATCCCGGTCCGCGCCGGGCCAGGTCCGGCCCGGCGTCGACGACCACGATCCTGCGGCTGGACAGCGCGACAAGGATCCGGCGAACCGCCTCCGGGTGGGTGCGGGTGCGGGCGGTGAACTCGGGTACGTCGACAGCCTCCCGGTCGGCCAGCTCGTCCAACAAGCCGATGTCCCAGGCCGCACTGAGAGCGGCTGCGGCCACGGCACCGTTGAAGGTATCCGCACAGTATCGCGCTTCTTCCTTGGGCAGATGGGTTGTCGCGGCGGTCATGTAGTCCTCAACTTTCGCATCGTGGAGCTGGTCCGGAGCGTTCTCGATGGGTGGGCCTGGGTGGCCGGCGCGCTGACGAAGCTCAGGATCTCCAGGACGCAGTCCGTCAGTCCCGCCTTGCGCCGCATCACCTCCGGGGTCCGCAGGCGGGGCGGTTCCTCATGCGCGCTCGGCGCGAAGGAGGGGTACAGGCCGTTCGCGGTGAGGTCGAGAAAGATGGCGTGCAGTCGGCGGACCAGCTGGCTGCCGACAGCGAGCTGGGACACGGTTGCCCGGCTGGTCAGGAAGATGCCGTCGTACAGCCACATCAAGGTGTCCCGGGGGATCTGCTGCCGGCCCTTCGGCTTGGGACTCCGCAGCAAGGACACCTCGCCCGAGGACAGGACCTTGTCCGCGATCCCCTCGTGAACCTGCTCGTTGAGTTCGCACTCGTGGCGCAGGGCTTCCGCCACGGTGCCGGAGCCGATCGTCACCTTGCCCCGGATCAGCGGCCGGACCGGTGGATAGTCGCGGGCCCAGGCGCCGGTGAGATTGACGTGCTGGCGGGCCATCGGCATCCGGATGACCGGTCCGTAGATGTGCCGGGGGGCGGAACTTCCGTACATCAGCATCAGCGAATAGCCGCGCACCAGCAATCGCGCCTGCGTGGCGAGCTCCTCGTGTTCGACCCGCGCGGCCTCGCTCTCCCGCAGGATGGCCCCGAGCAGCTGCCACAGCAGGAAGGTGGTCTGGTGGGCGGTGATCCACCGGAACCAGAACAGACGGTCGATGTCCTCGGCACTGTCCGGACGGAGGTCGTGGACCGACGCGGGTGACGCGTGCACCAGCCGTTTCCGCAGTTCCTCGATCCGCATCGGGTCCACGGGCACTGTTCGGGGTACCCATCGGGAGGGCAGGGCCAGCGGCTCAAGCCCGTAGGGATGACCGCCGAACTCCCATTCCGCGCCGGACGGGAGGGTGGTGGTGACGGCCGGTACCTCAAGCGGATGCATCGGCGGCATCCGTTCCCTCGGAGGTATCCGGAAGGTGGGTGAATTCGAGCTCCAGGCCGTTCACATCGTACGCGTAGAAGCTCTGCATGCCCTGACCGTCGATGTCGATCTCGGTGGCCGGCTCGGCGCGAGCGAAGGTGAAGCGGCCCGATTCGTACAGCTCCCGATACCGGCCGCGCCACAGTCGCAGCTGTTCCGGCGTGTCGACCCGGATGCACAGGTGCTGGAACTGGTTCACCTCGCCGGCCGGCGGCCCGTGCGTACCGCGGTCGCGGGTGAACAGGTGCAGGCGGATGTCGCCCACGGCCACCTCGACCACGCGGGTCAGGCCGGGGAGCCGC
Coding sequences within:
- a CDS encoding VOC family protein, whose protein sequence is MAAPGKPAARPVPLTGAIDHVGIQTMDLENAVLWYREFLGCTVSWDMRGGFSDLSRQRLPGLTRVVEVAVGDIRLHLFTRDRGTHGPPAGEVNQFQHLCIRVDTPEQLRLWRGRYRELYESGRFTFARAEPATEIDIDGQGMQSFYAYDVNGLELEFTHLPDTSEGTDAADASA